From Pan troglodytes isolate AG18354 chromosome 9, NHGRI_mPanTro3-v2.0_pri, whole genome shotgun sequence, the proteins below share one genomic window:
- the LOC107967305 gene encoding putative ribosomal protein eL43-like: MAKCTKKVGMRLDAVAHVYAEVAVSRDRATALQPGRQSKTQSQKKKKKKVGIVGKYRTHHGASLWKMVKEIEISQHTKYTCSFCGKTKMKRRAVKIRHCNSCMKTVAGSAWTYNTTSAVMVKSAIRRLKELKDQ, from the exons ATGGCCAAATGCACCAAGAAAGTTGGAAtgaggctggacgcggtggctcacgtct atgcagaggttgcagtgagccgagatcgtgccactgcactccagcctgggcgacagagtaagactcagtctcagaaaaaaaaaaaaaagaaagtcggAATAGTCGGTAAATACAGGACCCACCATGGGGCCTCCCTCTGGAAAATGGTGAAGGAAATTGAAATCAGCCAGCACACCAAGTACACTTGCTCTTTCTGTGGCAAAACCAAGATGAAGAGACGAGCTGTGAAAATCAGGCACTGTAATTCCTGCATGAAGACAGTGGCTGGCAGTGCCTGGACCTACAACACCACTTCGGCTGTCATGGTGAAGTCTGCCATCAGAAGACTGAAGGAATTGAAAGACCAGTAG
- the CFAP68 gene encoding cilia- and flagella-associated protein 68 isoform X1 — translation MAASQCLCCSKFLFQRQNLACFLKNPHCGSLINADGHGEVWTDWNNMSKFFQYGWRCTTNENTYSNRTLMGNWNQERYDLRNIVQPKPLPSQFGHYFETTYDTSYNNKMPLSTHRFKREPHWFPGHQPELDPPRYKCTEKSTYMNSYSKP, via the exons ATGGCTGCCTCCCAGTGTCTCTGCTGCTCAAAATTTCTCTTCCAG AGACAGAACCTCGCCTGTTTCCTCAAAAACCCACACTGTGGCAGCCTTATTAATGCAGATGGCCATGGTGAAGTGTGGACAGATTGGAATAATATGTCCAAGTTTTTCCAGTATGGATGGAGATGCACCACTAATGAGAATACCTATTCAAACCGTACCCTGATGGGCAACTGGAACCAGGAAAGATATGACCTGAGGAATATCGTGCAGCCCAAACCCTTGCCTTCCCAG tttggacACTACTTTGAAACAACATATGATACAAGCTACAACAACAAAATGCCACTTTCAACACATA GATTTAAGCGAGAGCCTCACTGGTTCCCAGGACATCAACCTGAACTGGATCCTCCCCGATACAAATGCACAGAAAAGTCAACTTACATGAATAGCTATTCAAAGCCTTAA
- the CFAP68 gene encoding cilia- and flagella-associated protein 68 isoform X2 yields MAASQCLCCSKFLFQRQNLACFLKNPHCGSLINADGHGEVWTDWNNMSKFFQYGWRCTTNENTYSNRTLMGNWNQERYDLRNIVQPKPLPSQDLSESLTGSQDINLNWILPDTNAQKSQLT; encoded by the exons ATGGCTGCCTCCCAGTGTCTCTGCTGCTCAAAATTTCTCTTCCAG AGACAGAACCTCGCCTGTTTCCTCAAAAACCCACACTGTGGCAGCCTTATTAATGCAGATGGCCATGGTGAAGTGTGGACAGATTGGAATAATATGTCCAAGTTTTTCCAGTATGGATGGAGATGCACCACTAATGAGAATACCTATTCAAACCGTACCCTGATGGGCAACTGGAACCAGGAAAGATATGACCTGAGGAATATCGTGCAGCCCAAACCCTTGCCTTCCCAG GATTTAAGCGAGAGCCTCACTGGTTCCCAGGACATCAACCTGAACTGGATCCTCCCCGATACAAATGCACAGAAAAGTCAACTTACATGA
- the FDXACB1 gene encoding ferredoxin-fold anticodon-binding domain-containing protein 1: MAPRRLLLVGEGNFSFAAALSETLDQSTQLTATCLQRPAELARDPLAWENLQRLRERGIDVRFGVDCTHLADVFELHEREFDQIYFNFPHCGRKAGVAKNRELLAKFFQSCADVLAEEGEVHVALCRGQGGTPADKPQREWHNSWQVVAMAALGGLILSDVYPFSCKAVAGYKCTGYRSQDKSFHVEGALNHVFTRSLPFEGSQPRIFRIKLGNQWFSFPEPEALVGKLNRGFLEAPSCHPIKTINEKLIAELGKVFPLKRLKCSYPLLPQEGTSVLPFWNCDFLSAAFWISLHEDNSNSESLTGGTSQDVEDFLVSFSELSLLKNPGRDGKEEACEGTCGQAKICLRPSLLVHVQDVIEVPDFLSGSLHILSGPVFQKCHILPFTMPAFHETLFILGFNQNLKDGCLQSLLDHLKGILDSLLTQTLPESSKLSSLVKFVLQSNGKDYMIRVKTHNFSPDCTEDLIIGSVITSATSVIHKDQCFVFVSMNLDLLAMLVWCISDWRMLWTFDNRFLKNFVPGKIEPFKSHSLYPPCYVHDVSFWIDQKKGFDELEFHTVARAVSQDAIISIQFLSRFQHPKTQQVSLCYRLTYQTCDKALTQQQVASMQSQFRKEIQQHLYVIPR, encoded by the exons ATGGCCCCTCGGCGCCTCCTGTTGGTTGGGGAGGGGAATTTCTCCTTCGCCGCCGCTCTGAGCGAAACGCTGGATCAGAGCACTCAACTTACCGCCACCTGCCTCCAGCGCCCGGCCGAGTTGGCTCGGGATCCACTGGCCTGGGAGAATCTGCAGCGCCTGCGCGAGCGAG GTATCGATGTACGTTTCGGTGTGGACTGCACCCATCTGGCAGATGTCTTTGAACTGCACGAGAGAGAATTTGATCAAATTTATTTCAACTTCCCGCATTGTGGACGCAAAGCTGGCGTAGCCAAGAACAGGGAACTGCTTGCCAAATTTTTCCAAAG CTGTGCAGACGTTCTTGCAGAGGAAGGAGAAGTCCACGTGGCATTATGTAGAGGACAAGGTGGAACTCCTGCGGATAAGCCCCAGAGAGAATGGCACAACAGTTGGCAAGTGGTTGCCATGGCAGCCCTGGGGGGGCTCATTTTAAGCGACGTGTATCCATTCAGCTGTAAGGCTGTGGCAGGGTACAAGTGCACTGGATATAG GAGTCAAGATAAGTCCTTTCATGTAGAAGGTGCTTTGAACCATGTCTTCACCAGGAGCTTACCTTTCGAAGGTTCTCAACCCAGAATCTTCAGGATCAAACTGGGTAACCAGTGGTTTTCCTTTCCAGAACCAGAAGCACTTGTAGGAAAGTTGAACAG GGGTTTCCTGGAAGCACCTTCATGTCATCCTATCAAAACCATAAATGAGAAACTCATTGCTGAATTAGGCAAAGTTTTCCCACTAAAAAGGCTGAAGTGTTCCTACCCTTTGCTGCCACAGGAAGGTACCAGTGTTCTTCCTTTCTGGAATTGTGACTTTCTGTCAGCTGCTTTTTGGATTAGTCTCCATGAAGATAACTCAAATTCTGAGTCCCTGACTGGTGGGACATCACAAGATGTGGAAGACTTTCTAGTGTCATTTTCAGAACTTAGCCTTCTCAAGAATCCTGGAAGAGATGGTAAAGAAGAAGCTTGTGAAGGAACCTGTGGCCAGGCCAAGATCTGCCTTAGACCTTCTCTCCTAGTGCATGTTCAGGATGTCATCGAAGTACCAGACTTCCTCTCAGGTTCTCTGCACATCCTCAGTGGACCTGTCTTTCAGAAGTGCCACATTTTGCCTTTCACAATGCCAGCATTTCATGAAACTTTATTTATCCTTGGGTTTAATCAAAATCTGAAGGATGGCTGTCTTCAATCACTGCTGGATCATCTGAAGGGCATTCTAGATAGCCTGCTGACCCAGACATTGCCGGAGAGCTCTAAGCTGAGCAGTTTAGTCAAATTTGTCCTTCAGTCAAATGGAAAGGATTATATGATTCGTGTGAAGACTCATAATTTTAGCCCAGATTGTACTGAGGATCTAATTATTGGGTCTGTTATCACATCTGCCACTAGTGTTATACATAAAGACCAGTGTTTTGTGTTTGTGTCTATGAACTTGGACTTATTAGCCATGCTTGTCTGGTGTATCTCTGACTGGAGAATGTTGTGGACGTTTGATAACCGTTTCCTGAAAAATTTTGTCCCTGGCAAAATAGAACCCTTTAAAAGTCATTCTCTGTATCCTCCATGTTATGTGCATGATGTTAGTTTTTGGATAGATCAGAAGAAAGGATTTGATGAACTAGAGTTTCACACTGTGGCCCGAGCAGTGTCTCAGGACGCTATTATATCCATACAGTTTCTTAGCCGTTTCCAGCATCCAAAGACTCAACAGGTCAGTCTCTGCTATAGATTGACCTACCAGACCTGTGACAAGGCCCTCACCCAGCAGCAAGTAGCATCAATGCAGTCCCAGTTTAGGAAGGAGATTCAACAACACCTATATGTTATACCTCGGTAG
- the LOC129136331 gene encoding guanine nucleotide-binding protein G(I)/G(S)/G(O) subunit gamma-5, producing the protein MSGSSSVAAMKKVIQQPRLEARLNCIKVSQAAADFKQFCLQNVQHDPLLTGVSSSTNPFRPQKICSFL; encoded by the coding sequence ATGTCTGGCTCCTCCAGCGTTGCCGCTATGAAGAAAGTGATTCAACAGCCCCGGCTAGAGGCCAGGCTCAACTGCATAAAAGTTTCCCAGGCAGCTGCAGACTTCAAACAATTCTGTCTGCAGAATGTTCAACATGACCCTCTGCTGACTGGAGTATCTTCAAGTACAAATcccttcagaccccagaaaatctgttcttttttgtag